CCGACTTGACCACCCGGGTCGGCCGGTACGGGAATCGCTCCACGTCCTCCGGGGCGGTCAGGCCGGTGAGCACCAGGATCGTCTCCATGCCGGCCTCCATGCCGGAGACCACGTCGGTGTCCATCCGGTCGCCGATCATGGCCGCGGTCTCCGAGTGCGCGCCGGCCGAGTTCAGCGCCTCGCGCATCATCAGCGGGTTGGGCTTGCCGACGAAGTACGGGTCCACCCCGGTGGCCTTGGTGATCAGCGCCGCGACCGAGCCGGTAGCCGGCAGCACGCCCTCGGTGGACGGGCCGGTCTCGTCCGGGTTGGTGCAGATGAACCGGGCGCCCGCGTTGATCAGCCGGATCGCCTTGGTCAGCGCCTCGAAGCTGTACGTGCGGGTCTCGCCGAGGACCACGTAGTCCGGGTCCTTGTCGGTCAGCACGTACCCGGCCTGGTACAGCGCGGTGGTCAGGCCCGCCTCGCCGATGACGTACGCGGTGCCGCCGGGGCGCTGGCCCTTGAGGAACTTGGCAGTGGCCAGCGCGGAGGTCCAGATGCACTCCTCCGGCACCTCCAGGCCCATCCCGGCCAGCCGGGCGCTGAGGTCGCGCGGGGTGTAGATCGAGTTGTTGGTGAGCACCAGGAACGGCTTGCCGGACTCCCGGAGCTTCCGGAGGAACTCCTTCGCCCCCGGGATCGGCGTGCCCTCGTGGATGAGGACCCCGTCCATGTCGGTCAGCCAGGACTCGATGGGCTTGCGGTCTGCCACGTGCGTGTCTCCAGAGGTCTTGCGGTGGTCGTACGGGCTGCCCCAACG
The window above is part of the Kitasatospora sp. HUAS MG31 genome. Proteins encoded here:
- a CDS encoding HAD-IIA family hydrolase; this encodes MADRKPIESWLTDMDGVLIHEGTPIPGAKEFLRKLRESGKPFLVLTNNSIYTPRDLSARLAGMGLEVPEECIWTSALATAKFLKGQRPGGTAYVIGEAGLTTALYQAGYVLTDKDPDYVVLGETRTYSFEALTKAIRLINAGARFICTNPDETGPSTEGVLPATGSVAALITKATGVDPYFVGKPNPLMMREALNSAGAHSETAAMIGDRMDTDVVSGMEAGMETILVLTGLTAPEDVERFPYRPTRVVKSVADLIDEV